In a single window of the Streptacidiphilus sp. P02-A3a genome:
- a CDS encoding NAD-dependent epimerase/dehydratase family protein, translating into MSSPPSHVRSGLTAEPGGPDGPESAPEAAEAVSPGPAYAGPPLVVAVTGAASGVGERLTARLAAAPGVRRVLAIDERRGAVTGVQWRVLDVRDPAVAERLAGVDVVVHLALDLGMSTDPKARSAFNVRGTQTVLTAAAAAGVHRVVLCTSAMVYGALADNDVPLAEDAPLRATEEATLVGDLLEIERLAQRAPNAHPGLSVTVLRPAVVVGPGVDTVLTRHFEAPRLLVVAGSRPCWQFCHVDDLAAALEYAALGLVEGEVTVGCDGWLEQEEVEELTGIRRMELPASLALGTAARLHRLGLTPAPAGDLAYTMYPWVVSGSRLHEAGWRPLHTNEQALGELLEQVSGNHAVAGRRLGGKDAATTLGAAGATVALVGTAALVRRARKRRRM; encoded by the coding sequence GTGAGTTCCCCACCTTCGCACGTTCGCTCTGGGCTGACCGCTGAACCGGGCGGTCCGGACGGTCCGGAGAGTGCGCCGGAGGCGGCGGAGGCGGTCTCGCCCGGCCCCGCGTACGCCGGACCGCCGCTCGTGGTGGCCGTCACCGGCGCGGCCTCGGGTGTCGGCGAGCGGCTCACAGCCCGCCTCGCCGCCGCGCCGGGAGTGCGCCGGGTACTCGCCATCGACGAGCGCCGGGGCGCGGTCACCGGCGTGCAGTGGCGCGTGCTGGACGTCCGCGACCCGGCCGTGGCCGAGCGGCTGGCGGGCGTGGACGTGGTCGTGCACCTGGCGCTGGACCTGGGCATGTCCACCGATCCCAAGGCCCGCAGCGCCTTCAACGTGCGCGGCACCCAGACCGTGCTCACCGCCGCCGCCGCGGCCGGGGTGCACCGGGTGGTGCTCTGCACCTCGGCCATGGTCTACGGCGCGCTGGCCGACAACGACGTGCCGCTGGCCGAGGACGCGCCGCTGCGGGCCACCGAGGAGGCCACCCTCGTCGGCGACCTGCTGGAGATCGAACGGCTGGCGCAGCGGGCCCCGAACGCCCACCCCGGCCTCTCGGTGACCGTGCTGCGCCCAGCGGTGGTGGTCGGCCCCGGCGTGGACACCGTGCTCACCCGGCACTTCGAGGCGCCGAGACTGCTGGTGGTGGCCGGGTCCCGGCCCTGCTGGCAGTTCTGCCACGTGGACGACCTGGCGGCGGCGCTGGAGTACGCGGCGCTGGGCCTGGTCGAGGGTGAGGTGACGGTCGGCTGCGACGGCTGGCTGGAGCAGGAGGAGGTGGAGGAGCTCACCGGCATCCGCCGGATGGAGCTCCCGGCCTCGCTCGCCCTGGGCACCGCCGCCCGGCTGCACCGGCTGGGGCTGACCCCGGCTCCGGCCGGGGACCTCGCGTACACGATGTACCCGTGGGTGGTCTCCGGAAGCCGGCTGCACGAGGCGGGCTGGCGTCCGCTGCACACCAACGAGCAGGCGCTGGGCGAGCTGCTGGAGCAGGTCTCCGGCAACCACGCGGTGGCCGGGCGCAGGCTGGGCGGCAAGGACGCGGCGACCACGCTCGGCGCGGCCGGGGCGACGGTGGCGCTGGTCGGCACGGCGGCGCTGGTGCGCCGGGCCCGCAAGCGGCGGCGGATGTGA
- a CDS encoding PPA1309 family protein, whose product MSDTAAEALPPAARPITRAVLELDEYAAGLGWDQPARLFALVDTAALLKNEPGIARQLGLEPGPEGQLTPIEQDELPSGQALDQFLGTVAWPDAVAGCALVVERLMLPPTAEAKLPTGLSEKELTAWVARHPDRQEVRMTVAVLRDGTRETALRLREKDSAREVLTGPALVPGLAEALLTTFEE is encoded by the coding sequence ATGTCCGACACCGCCGCCGAGGCCCTGCCTCCCGCCGCCCGCCCGATCACCCGCGCCGTGCTCGAACTCGACGAGTACGCCGCCGGACTCGGCTGGGACCAGCCCGCCCGCCTGTTCGCCCTGGTCGACACGGCCGCGCTGCTGAAGAACGAGCCGGGCATCGCCCGCCAGCTGGGCCTGGAGCCGGGCCCGGAGGGCCAGCTCACCCCGATCGAGCAGGACGAACTGCCGTCCGGTCAGGCCCTGGACCAGTTCCTCGGCACCGTCGCCTGGCCGGACGCGGTGGCGGGCTGCGCACTGGTGGTGGAGCGGCTGATGCTGCCGCCGACCGCCGAGGCGAAGCTGCCGACGGGCCTCTCCGAGAAGGAGCTGACCGCGTGGGTGGCCCGGCACCCGGACCGGCAGGAGGTCCGGATGACCGTGGCCGTGCTGCGGGACGGCACCCGCGAGACCGCGCTGCGGCTGCGCGAGAAGGACTCCGCCCGCGAGGTGCTGACCGGCCCCGCGCTGGTCCCGGGGCTGGCCGAGGCGCTGCTCACCACCTTCGAGGAGTGA
- a CDS encoding PDZ domain-containing protein, with product MPRRSATMLASTMLLIAIFCAAVLIKVPYSEMSPGPTYNTLGSQGGQQVITISGHRTYPTSGNLNMVTVEVTNADYRMNLVEAISGWLQHAVAVVPSNTLYPSGQTEQQSEQQNAEEFTASQDSAKTAALKDLGYPVGSEVVVSAVVEGSPSVGKLHAGDVIVAVDGTKVTDPSQVAPLVTKHQPGQNVVFTVVPPGKGAGDTQQVTVTTGKNPQTGKAYVGIQPDVEHTFPFNININLGDVGGPSAGLMFSLGIIDKLQPTNLTDGKFVAGTGTIDDNGIVGPIGGISMKMIAARNAGAQYFFTPTDNCAEAASATPSGLRLIKVDTLAGALDDLADIRSGDLSALPGCGK from the coding sequence ATGCCACGCCGCTCCGCGACGATGCTCGCCTCCACGATGCTGCTGATAGCGATCTTCTGCGCAGCAGTGCTGATCAAGGTGCCCTACTCCGAGATGAGTCCCGGGCCCACCTACAACACCCTGGGCAGCCAGGGCGGCCAGCAGGTGATCACGATCAGCGGCCACCGGACGTACCCGACCAGCGGCAACCTCAACATGGTCACGGTCGAGGTCACCAACGCCGACTACCGGATGAACCTGGTCGAGGCGATCTCCGGCTGGCTCCAGCACGCGGTGGCGGTCGTGCCCAGCAACACCCTGTACCCCAGCGGGCAGACCGAGCAGCAGTCCGAGCAGCAGAACGCGGAGGAGTTCACCGCCTCCCAGGACAGCGCCAAGACCGCCGCCCTCAAGGACCTGGGCTACCCGGTCGGCAGCGAGGTCGTGGTCTCGGCGGTGGTCGAGGGCAGCCCCTCGGTGGGCAAGCTCCACGCCGGGGACGTGATCGTGGCGGTGGATGGCACCAAGGTGACCGACCCGAGCCAGGTGGCGCCGCTGGTGACCAAGCACCAGCCCGGCCAGAACGTGGTCTTCACGGTGGTCCCGCCCGGCAAGGGCGCGGGCGACACCCAGCAGGTCACCGTCACCACCGGGAAGAACCCGCAGACCGGCAAGGCCTACGTCGGCATCCAGCCGGACGTCGAGCACACCTTCCCGTTCAACATCAACATCAACCTGGGCGATGTCGGCGGCCCCAGCGCCGGGCTGATGTTCTCGCTCGGGATCATCGACAAGCTCCAGCCGACCAACCTCACCGACGGCAAGTTCGTGGCCGGGACCGGGACCATCGACGACAACGGCATCGTCGGCCCGATCGGCGGTATCTCGATGAAGATGATCGCGGCACGGAACGCCGGGGCGCAGTACTTCTTCACCCCGACGGACAACTGCGCGGAGGCCGCCTCGGCCACCCCGTCCGGACTGCGGCTGATCAAGGTGGACACCCTGGCCGGCGCGCTCGACGACCTCGCCGACATCCGCTCCGGCGACCTGTCGGCGCTGCCCGGCTGCGGGAAGTAG
- a CDS encoding zinc-dependent metalloprotease — translation MSDIPFGFGLPPEEPEDRKSRGQSGSGSGSGSGSGSDSGSGSGSGSGSGSGGSGSGGSGSGGGSGSGGAGSGGAGSGGPGNPFGFGFPGLPGGGSGNPLEGLFGAMNPGDIGAAFQQLGQMLSFDGGPVNWELAKNLARQAVVQGAEDGSKDRSVGESERASVSEAIRLAELWLDSATSLPVGASSAVAWSRAEWIEATLPVWKELVDPVAERVATAMGGVVPEEMQAMAGPLLGVMRSMGGAMFGSQIGTALGALAAEVLGATDIGLPLGPAGKAALLPQNIEALGEGLSVPASEVQLYLALREAAHQRLFVHVPWLRQHLLGAVEAYARGITVDASRLEDLVGQIDPTNPEALQEAMTGGLFEPEDTPEQKIALARLETALALVEGWVDAVVHAAAAPHLPHAAALRETLRRRRATGGPAEQTFATLVGLELRPRRLRDASRLWASLADARGSDGRDALWAHPDLLPTAKDLDDPDGFVHGATGAGGDELSEGIDFSKLDEMLGRAAEAAVEDAKDPKDPKDPKDGQDSKESGDGDGDGKGDDDGEGRA, via the coding sequence GTGAGCGACATCCCCTTCGGCTTCGGCCTTCCCCCCGAGGAGCCCGAGGACCGCAAGTCGCGCGGCCAATCCGGCTCGGGTTCGGGTTCCGGTTCCGGCTCTGGTTCCGATTCCGGCTCTGGTTCCGGCAGCGGCTCGGGTTCGGGTTCCGGCGGCTCGGGTTCCGGCGGCTCGGGCTCCGGCGGCGGCTCGGGCTCGGGCGGTGCGGGCTCGGGCGGTGCGGGCTCGGGCGGTCCCGGCAACCCCTTCGGCTTCGGCTTCCCCGGCCTGCCCGGCGGCGGCTCCGGCAACCCGCTCGAAGGCCTGTTCGGCGCGATGAACCCGGGCGACATCGGGGCGGCCTTCCAGCAGCTGGGCCAGATGCTCTCCTTCGACGGCGGCCCGGTGAACTGGGAGCTGGCCAAGAACCTGGCCCGGCAGGCGGTGGTCCAGGGCGCCGAGGACGGCTCGAAGGACCGTTCGGTAGGTGAGTCCGAGCGGGCCTCGGTCTCCGAGGCGATCCGACTCGCCGAGCTGTGGCTGGATTCCGCCACCTCGCTGCCGGTCGGCGCGAGCAGCGCCGTCGCCTGGAGCCGCGCGGAGTGGATCGAGGCCACCCTGCCGGTCTGGAAGGAGCTGGTGGACCCGGTGGCCGAGCGGGTCGCCACCGCCATGGGCGGGGTCGTCCCGGAGGAGATGCAGGCCATGGCGGGCCCGCTGCTGGGCGTGATGCGCAGCATGGGCGGGGCCATGTTCGGCTCGCAGATCGGCACCGCGCTGGGCGCGCTGGCCGCCGAGGTGCTGGGCGCCACCGACATCGGGCTGCCGCTCGGCCCGGCCGGGAAGGCCGCGCTGCTGCCGCAGAACATCGAGGCCCTGGGCGAGGGCCTGTCCGTCCCGGCCTCCGAGGTGCAGCTGTACCTGGCCCTGCGCGAGGCGGCGCACCAGCGGCTGTTCGTCCATGTGCCGTGGCTGCGGCAGCACCTGCTGGGCGCGGTCGAGGCGTACGCCAGGGGCATCACCGTGGACGCCTCGCGGCTGGAGGACCTGGTCGGCCAGATCGACCCGACCAACCCGGAGGCCCTGCAGGAGGCCATGACCGGCGGTCTGTTCGAGCCCGAGGACACCCCCGAGCAGAAGATCGCACTGGCCCGTCTGGAGACCGCGCTGGCGCTGGTCGAGGGCTGGGTGGACGCGGTGGTCCACGCCGCCGCCGCACCGCACCTGCCGCACGCGGCGGCGCTGCGGGAGACCCTGCGCCGCCGCCGGGCCACCGGCGGACCGGCGGAGCAGACCTTCGCCACCCTGGTCGGCCTGGAGCTGCGGCCCCGCCGCCTGCGCGACGCCTCCCGGCTGTGGGCCTCGCTGGCCGACGCCCGGGGCAGCGACGGCCGGGACGCCCTGTGGGCGCACCCGGACCTGCTGCCGACCGCCAAGGACCTGGACGACCCGGACGGCTTCGTCCACGGCGCGACCGGGGCCGGCGGTGACGAGCTCAGCGAGGGCATCGACTTCTCCAAGCTGGACGAGATGCTCGGCCGGGCCGCCGAGGCCGCCGTCGAGGACGCGAAGGACCCGAAGGACCCGAAGGACCCGAAGGACGGTCAGGACTCCAAGGAGTCCGGCGACGGTGACGGTGACGGCAAGGGCGACGACGACGGGGAGGGCCGGGCGTGA
- a CDS encoding molybdenum cofactor biosynthesis protein MoaE, giving the protein MGGMNDVADPIRLLAVRETPLSLDEVHAAVGDTSAGGTVVFVGTVRDHDGGKDVTALEYSAHPSAELELRRVAEKVLADFPVLALAAVHRVGALSVTDAAVIVAVSCAHRGEAFEACRRLIDDIKHTVPIWKYQRFADGTEEWVSAC; this is encoded by the coding sequence ATGGGAGGCATGAACGACGTCGCCGACCCGATCCGCCTGCTCGCCGTGCGCGAGACCCCGCTCTCGCTGGACGAGGTGCACGCCGCCGTCGGCGACACCTCGGCCGGGGGCACCGTGGTCTTCGTCGGCACGGTACGCGACCACGACGGCGGCAAGGACGTCACGGCTCTGGAGTACAGCGCCCACCCCAGCGCCGAGCTGGAGCTGCGCCGGGTCGCCGAGAAGGTCCTGGCCGACTTCCCGGTACTGGCGCTGGCCGCCGTGCACCGGGTGGGCGCGCTCTCGGTCACCGACGCCGCCGTGATCGTCGCGGTGTCCTGCGCGCACCGGGGCGAGGCCTTCGAGGCCTGCCGCCGACTGATCGACGACATCAAGCACACCGTGCCGATCTGGAAGTACCAGCGCTTCGCCGACGGAACCGAGGAGTGGGTGTCCGCCTGCTGA